A genomic region of Pseudoalteromonas piscicida contains the following coding sequences:
- a CDS encoding SulP family inorganic anion transporter, with product MITLKRFKNASLKGDLFGGVTTAIISLPLALAFGVASGAGAEAGMWGAILVGLFAALFGGSTSLISEPTGPMTVIMTAVLTAMMSKYPENGLAMGFTVVMMAGAFQVLLGTLKLGKYVTLMPYSVISGFMSGIGVILIILQLAPLLGHQAPAGGVIGTLSNLPSLLMDLHFSELFLGVITLAILFKMPSKWRQYVPAQLVALVAVTLLSIIIFDTDSIRRIGEIPSGLPSIMFPVLSPELLVEMLIDALVLGTLGCIDTLLTAVIADSLTRTEHDSDKELRGQGIANMIAGLFGALPGAGATMGTVVNIQVGARSPIAGIFRALILMAVVFIAGSLTEPIPMAVLAGIAVYVGFNILDWSFIQRAHKLSVSQMAIMYGVMLLTVFVDLIVAVGLGVFISNVMIIERLSRVQANHVKAISDSDSDEDVPLTKKESELLDKANGKLLFFYLSGPMIFSVSKAIARQHRKISEYKAMVLDLSDVAMIDVTVGLAIENAITDALDANCSVFIYSPNLETTDKLKRLNIHDRLDDRAFCDSREIALSQAIDTMAKTY from the coding sequence ATGATCACACTTAAGAGATTTAAAAACGCCTCTTTAAAAGGTGACCTATTCGGTGGTGTAACCACTGCGATTATTTCTTTACCACTCGCACTCGCTTTTGGTGTTGCCTCTGGTGCTGGCGCAGAAGCTGGGATGTGGGGCGCAATTTTGGTTGGCTTATTTGCCGCACTGTTCGGTGGTTCAACCTCCCTCATTTCTGAACCAACCGGCCCAATGACTGTTATCATGACAGCAGTACTCACCGCCATGATGAGCAAGTATCCCGAAAATGGTCTTGCGATGGGCTTTACTGTTGTCATGATGGCAGGTGCTTTTCAGGTTTTACTCGGTACGCTCAAGTTAGGTAAATACGTTACCTTGATGCCTTACAGCGTCATCTCCGGATTTATGTCTGGTATTGGTGTTATCCTCATTATTTTGCAGCTTGCTCCTTTACTTGGACACCAAGCGCCTGCAGGTGGTGTTATTGGCACTTTATCTAACTTGCCCAGCCTGCTGATGGACTTACACTTTTCTGAGTTGTTCCTCGGGGTGATCACACTTGCAATCTTATTCAAAATGCCAAGTAAGTGGCGTCAATACGTCCCCGCTCAGCTGGTCGCACTCGTCGCCGTTACACTGCTTTCAATCATTATTTTTGATACAGATAGTATTCGCCGCATCGGTGAAATTCCAAGTGGCCTGCCAAGTATTATGTTTCCAGTATTATCACCAGAGCTATTAGTTGAAATGCTTATCGATGCACTGGTATTGGGCACTTTGGGCTGTATAGATACGTTGCTAACAGCAGTAATAGCCGACAGTTTAACGCGAACCGAGCATGATTCTGATAAAGAGCTCAGAGGCCAAGGTATTGCCAATATGATAGCTGGCCTTTTTGGTGCATTGCCAGGTGCTGGCGCAACGATGGGAACAGTGGTCAATATCCAAGTGGGTGCTCGCTCGCCAATTGCTGGGATATTCAGGGCACTCATTTTAATGGCAGTAGTCTTTATCGCGGGCAGTTTGACCGAGCCAATCCCAATGGCGGTGCTTGCTGGTATTGCAGTGTATGTTGGTTTTAATATTCTGGATTGGAGTTTTATCCAGCGTGCTCATAAGCTTAGTGTCAGTCAAATGGCGATTATGTATGGCGTAATGCTACTTACCGTTTTTGTTGACCTGATTGTTGCTGTGGGCCTTGGCGTATTTATCTCTAATGTGATGATCATAGAGAGATTAAGCCGAGTGCAAGCTAATCACGTTAAAGCAATTAGCGACAGTGATAGCGATGAAGATGTACCACTGACGAAAAAAGAAAGCGAGCTGTTAGATAAAGCCAACGGTAAACTATTATTCTTTTATCTTTCCGGGCCAATGATTTTTAGCGTCTCAAAAGCAATCGCAAGACAACACCGCAAGATTAGTGAATACAAAGCCATGGTATTAGACTTAAGCGACGTAGCTATGATTGACGTCACCGTGGGCTTAGCCATTGAAAATGCGATTACAGATGCGCTTGATGCGAACTGTAGCGTGTTTATCTATTCACCGAATCTGGAGACCACCGATAAACTCAAGCGCTTAAACATTCATGACCGTCTAGACGACCGTGCGTTTTGTGATAGTCGCGAGATAGCGCTCAGCCAAGCCATTGATACTATGGCTAAAACTTATTAA
- a CDS encoding LysR substrate-binding domain-containing protein, giving the protein MDRWIGIDEFVAVASNGSFSGAATQLNTSVAQISRRVKMLEERLNIQLLTRTTRKLALTQEGEVFLSHAKHLQHGLDDATAAIRQRDRQPTGKLKLTAPVMYGESYVMPAVVDFMRLYPKVEVEMHLTNNQVDLLDKGFDLAIRLGKLQDSSLRAKRLTTRKTMVCGANIYLNQFGQPHTLAELSNHKCLIGNSSEWRFVEHGKARQIKVAGPLRCNSGWGLLEAAKQGLGLVQLPHYYVQEALESGELTEVLTNFRPEEEGVWALYPPRQFVATSLRLLLDHLSAHFNKF; this is encoded by the coding sequence ATGGATAGATGGATTGGCATTGATGAGTTTGTTGCGGTCGCAAGTAATGGCTCATTTAGTGGGGCTGCAACTCAGTTAAATACTTCGGTTGCGCAAATTAGTCGCCGAGTGAAGATGTTAGAGGAGCGGCTCAACATACAACTTTTGACGCGCACTACCCGAAAATTAGCGCTGACTCAGGAAGGTGAAGTATTCTTATCTCACGCAAAGCATTTGCAGCATGGGTTAGATGACGCCACTGCTGCAATCCGTCAACGTGATAGACAGCCAACAGGCAAACTTAAGCTTACCGCACCAGTAATGTACGGCGAATCTTATGTCATGCCTGCGGTAGTTGACTTTATGCGTTTGTATCCCAAAGTTGAGGTTGAAATGCATTTGACGAACAACCAAGTCGACTTACTCGATAAAGGCTTTGACTTGGCAATTCGACTCGGTAAGTTACAGGATTCATCACTGCGCGCTAAACGGCTAACCACACGCAAAACCATGGTGTGTGGTGCAAATATCTATTTAAATCAATTTGGCCAACCGCATACGCTCGCTGAGCTTAGCAATCATAAATGTTTGATTGGCAATAGTAGCGAATGGCGCTTTGTTGAGCACGGTAAAGCGCGACAAATTAAAGTGGCGGGACCACTTCGTTGTAACAGTGGTTGGGGGCTCTTGGAAGCAGCAAAACAAGGCTTAGGTTTGGTACAGTTACCACATTATTACGTGCAAGAGGCGCTAGAGAGTGGTGAGCTAACAGAGGTACTCACCAATTTTAGACCTGAAGAGGAGGGCGTCTGGGCGCTGTATCCACCCAGACAATTTGTCGCGACCAGTTTACGATTGTTACTAGATCACTTAAGTGCGCACTTTAATAAGTTTTAG
- a CDS encoding S-(hydroxymethyl)glutathione dehydrogenase/class III alcohol dehydrogenase, protein MSEFIKSKAAIAWGPGQPLSIEEVDVMPPKKGEVLVKITATGVCHTDAFTLSGDDPEGVFPAILGHEGAGIVEAVGEGVTSVAVGDHVIPLYTPECGECKFCKSGKTNLCQQIRETQGKGLMPDGTTRFYKDGQPIYHYMGTSTFSEYTVLPEISLAKVNKAAPLEEICLLGCGVTTGMGAVMNTAKVQKGDTVAIFGLGGIGLSAIIGATMAGASRIIGIDINEDKFELATKLGATDLINPKNFDKPIQEVIVEMTDGGVDFSFECIGNVDVMRSALECCHKGWGESVIIGVAGAGQEISTRPFQLVTGRVWRGSAFGGVKGRSELPEIVERYMAGEFKLNDFITHTMKLEDINEAFDLMHEGKSIRSVIHY, encoded by the coding sequence ATGTCTGAATTTATTAAATCTAAAGCAGCAATCGCTTGGGGCCCAGGTCAACCGCTTAGTATTGAAGAAGTTGATGTTATGCCACCGAAAAAAGGCGAAGTCTTAGTTAAAATCACCGCAACAGGCGTATGCCATACCGACGCTTTCACTTTGTCTGGCGACGATCCTGAGGGCGTATTCCCAGCCATTTTAGGTCATGAAGGCGCAGGTATTGTTGAAGCAGTTGGTGAAGGCGTTACTAGCGTTGCCGTTGGCGACCACGTGATCCCATTGTACACACCGGAGTGTGGCGAATGTAAGTTCTGTAAGTCTGGTAAAACGAACCTTTGTCAGCAGATCCGTGAAACCCAAGGTAAAGGCTTGATGCCTGATGGCACAACCCGCTTTTATAAAGACGGCCAACCAATTTATCACTACATGGGCACGTCAACGTTCTCTGAGTACACTGTACTGCCAGAAATCTCTTTGGCTAAAGTAAACAAAGCAGCGCCTCTTGAGGAAATCTGCTTGCTTGGCTGTGGTGTTACCACGGGAATGGGCGCAGTAATGAATACCGCTAAAGTGCAAAAAGGCGATACCGTTGCCATTTTCGGCCTAGGTGGGATCGGCTTGTCTGCTATCATTGGCGCGACAATGGCTGGCGCGAGTCGGATCATCGGTATCGACATCAATGAAGATAAGTTTGAGCTGGCGACAAAGCTTGGCGCAACCGATCTTATCAACCCGAAAAACTTCGACAAACCTATCCAAGAAGTGATCGTTGAAATGACCGATGGCGGTGTGGATTTCTCATTCGAATGTATCGGTAACGTAGATGTCATGAGAAGTGCCCTTGAGTGCTGTCACAAAGGCTGGGGTGAGTCGGTGATCATCGGTGTTGCAGGCGCAGGACAAGAGATTTCAACACGCCCATTCCAATTGGTTACTGGTCGCGTATGGCGCGGTAGCGCTTTTGGTGGCGTAAAAGGTCGCTCAGAGCTTCCTGAGATTGTTGAACGCTATATGGCTGGTGAATTCAAGCTCAATGACTTTATCACTCATACCATGAAGCTCGAAGATATTAATGAAGCCTTTGATTTAATGCATGAAGGCAAGAGTATCCGCTCGGTGATCCATTACTAG
- the fghA gene encoding S-formylglutathione hydrolase — MELISSNKVSGGWHKRYTHTSQSTQCEMTFAIFLPEIVNEGQQVPVLYWLSGLTCSDENFMQKAGAFKKANELGIAIVAPDTSPRGEGVADDENGAYDFGLGAGFYVNATQAPYSQHYQMYDYVTEELPQLIETHFPVSPQKAISGHSMGGHGALIIGLRNPDAYTSISAFSPIVNPSNCPWGQKALTGYLGDDKQCWQQYDATELLSHYVSPTKRPILIEQGSSDQFLDEQLKPWLFEQAAEKAGYPITLNMHEGYDHSYFFISSFIENHLEFHANYMR, encoded by the coding sequence ATGGAACTGATTTCCAGCAACAAAGTATCCGGCGGTTGGCATAAGCGCTACACACATACCAGCCAGTCGACGCAGTGTGAAATGACCTTCGCCATTTTTTTACCTGAAATCGTCAATGAGGGACAACAAGTCCCAGTTTTATATTGGCTCTCAGGGTTAACCTGCAGCGATGAAAACTTCATGCAAAAAGCAGGTGCGTTTAAAAAAGCCAACGAGCTTGGCATCGCGATTGTCGCACCAGATACAAGCCCGCGTGGAGAAGGCGTTGCAGACGACGAAAATGGTGCTTATGACTTTGGTCTAGGTGCGGGGTTTTACGTCAATGCGACACAGGCGCCGTATAGTCAACATTATCAAATGTATGACTACGTGACAGAAGAGCTGCCTCAGTTAATCGAAACGCACTTCCCTGTTAGCCCACAAAAAGCTATTAGTGGTCACTCCATGGGTGGGCATGGTGCGTTAATTATTGGGCTTAGAAACCCTGATGCCTATACGAGTATCTCTGCGTTTAGCCCAATCGTTAACCCAAGTAACTGTCCCTGGGGTCAAAAAGCGCTAACAGGATATTTAGGGGACGACAAACAGTGTTGGCAACAATATGACGCGACCGAACTATTGTCGCACTATGTTAGTCCAACAAAACGTCCGATACTCATTGAGCAAGGTTCAAGTGACCAGTTTTTAGACGAGCAGCTAAAGCCTTGGTTATTCGAACAAGCTGCAGAAAAAGCAGGCTACCCTATCACGCTAAACATGCATGAAGGTTACGATCATAGCTATTTCTTTATCTCGAGCTTTATTGAAAATCATCTTGAGTTTCATGCTAACTATATGAGGTGA
- a CDS encoding beta-ketoacyl synthase, with amino-acid sequence MTALPIIVGMGGINAAGRTSFHQGYKRIVLDKLNAKDRQETYLGLASLMNLVRYEDGQLIDQNDQVVQEVEIESRFGEQILAGTLIRKIEKNHFDVDATPWQQKLTMKANDDSKIVFSCRKRDLPEPVPAAWQVIELDPKTVEVTIAEQIEVKHDSFRDNPIKAAGQLPTGFEPSLMYNSRYQPRGLQATIFAATDAIRSTGLEWDKVMNSVRPDQIGTYSASVAGQMNDEGLGGLVRSRLRGDRVSTKQLALGLNTMSTDFINAYVTGSVGTTFTTSGACATFLYNLRAAVNDIQAGRTRVAIVASVECAITPEIIEGFGNMGALANEEGLRKLDDTECVDYRKTSRPFGENCGFTIGEGAQVAILMDDALTLELGAQIMGSVADVYVNADGVKKSITAPGPGNYITMAKSVALAQQIAGTEALVKRSFILAHGSSTPQNRVTESLIYHKIAETFAINGWKVAAPKAYVGHTIAPASGDQLAMALGVFEYNIMPGITTINAVAEDVHAEHLDIRTEHYECEPMDIAFINSKGFGGNNATATVLSPNLTKQLLSKRYSQAEFASYEQQLAITTQRQIAYQQAADYGQYELIYRFGNGMIDESELNLSQQELAIPGFEQSIQLCPTNPYGDLI; translated from the coding sequence ATGACAGCATTGCCAATTATTGTAGGAATGGGGGGTATTAACGCCGCGGGGCGCACCTCTTTCCATCAAGGCTACAAACGTATTGTACTTGATAAGCTAAATGCTAAAGACCGACAAGAGACCTATTTGGGCCTTGCGAGTTTAATGAACTTAGTGCGGTATGAAGATGGTCAGCTGATTGACCAAAACGACCAAGTCGTTCAAGAGGTGGAGATTGAGTCGCGTTTTGGTGAGCAAATCTTAGCGGGAACGTTGATCCGTAAAATCGAAAAAAACCATTTTGATGTAGATGCGACTCCTTGGCAGCAAAAGCTCACAATGAAAGCAAATGATGACAGCAAGATAGTATTCAGTTGTCGTAAGCGTGACTTACCAGAGCCAGTTCCTGCAGCTTGGCAAGTGATTGAGCTTGATCCAAAAACGGTTGAAGTAACCATTGCGGAGCAGATTGAAGTTAAGCACGATAGCTTCAGAGACAACCCAATTAAAGCCGCAGGTCAATTACCAACAGGCTTTGAGCCGTCACTTATGTATAACAGCCGTTACCAACCACGCGGCCTTCAGGCAACTATTTTCGCTGCAACCGATGCTATCCGCTCAACGGGTCTTGAGTGGGACAAGGTAATGAACAGTGTACGACCTGACCAAATCGGCACTTACTCCGCCTCTGTGGCTGGGCAAATGAATGATGAGGGCTTAGGTGGATTAGTACGCAGTCGTTTACGTGGCGACCGAGTAAGCACTAAGCAGTTGGCGCTAGGACTCAATACCATGTCCACTGACTTTATCAATGCTTATGTTACGGGCAGCGTTGGCACAACGTTTACGACATCAGGTGCCTGTGCAACGTTTCTATATAACCTTCGCGCTGCAGTGAATGATATTCAGGCTGGGCGTACTCGAGTGGCGATTGTAGCCAGTGTTGAGTGTGCTATTACACCAGAGATCATCGAAGGCTTCGGTAATATGGGCGCACTCGCAAATGAAGAAGGCTTGCGTAAACTTGATGATACTGAGTGTGTAGATTATCGCAAAACAAGTCGTCCTTTTGGTGAAAACTGTGGCTTTACAATTGGTGAAGGGGCACAAGTGGCGATTTTGATGGATGACGCCTTAACACTTGAGCTTGGCGCGCAGATTATGGGTTCTGTGGCCGATGTATATGTCAACGCAGACGGCGTGAAAAAGTCGATTACGGCACCCGGACCTGGTAATTATATTACCATGGCAAAATCGGTCGCACTGGCTCAGCAAATCGCAGGCACCGAGGCGTTAGTGAAACGCAGCTTTATTTTGGCACATGGCTCAAGTACACCACAAAACCGGGTTACAGAGTCGCTCATCTACCACAAAATTGCAGAAACCTTTGCGATTAATGGTTGGAAAGTGGCGGCGCCAAAAGCCTATGTTGGTCATACCATCGCGCCGGCATCTGGCGATCAGCTAGCGATGGCACTTGGGGTGTTTGAATACAATATTATGCCTGGGATCACTACAATCAATGCAGTAGCAGAGGATGTTCACGCCGAGCATTTAGATATTCGTACCGAGCACTATGAGTGCGAGCCAATGGATATCGCCTTTATAAATTCAAAGGGCTTTGGTGGTAACAATGCAACAGCAACAGTACTTTCTCCAAATCTTACGAAGCAGCTACTAAGCAAGCGTTATAGCCAAGCTGAGTTTGCAAGTTACGAGCAACAACTTGCGATTACAACACAAAGACAAATTGCATATCAGCAAGCGGCCGATTATGGCCAATACGAGCTGATTTATCGTTTTGGCAATGGCATGATTGATGAGTCTGAATTGAATTTAAGTCAGCAAGAGTTAGCCATTCCTGGGTTCGAGCAAAGCATACAGCTTTGTCCAACGAATCCATACGGCGATTTAATCTGA
- a CDS encoding GlxA family transcriptional regulator, whose translation MKSCTKVAIVLYKHMLVTSVTLPLEMLKAGQAFAKVHLKKAYVPLEVLLCSSQGEAVNTDNYMTLEAQSDFSSLPLYDYIIVPSIWRNPRPIVRQNQALSESLADAWGAGSTLIGVGTGVCFLASSGLLDGHSATTHWHFAKQFSQLYPNVELKPDYFITQSERIYTVASLNALADVIVHIIELLYGIEAAHHVQQNFSHEIRKPYEEQRYLEGAVDRHADEQIAAIQFWLKNNAASEISLPAVAAQFDLSYRTFNRRFKQATGQTAVAYLQQVRIEMCKELLASSNLSIQDIALASGFNSQGQLSRVFRQLMGRSPSTYRAIVRKKLFS comes from the coding sequence ATGAAATCCTGTACAAAGGTCGCCATTGTGCTTTACAAGCATATGCTCGTTACCAGTGTCACCTTACCGCTGGAAATGCTCAAAGCCGGACAAGCCTTTGCTAAAGTGCATCTAAAAAAGGCTTATGTTCCTTTAGAAGTTCTCCTTTGCAGCAGCCAAGGCGAGGCAGTCAACACCGATAATTACATGACACTTGAGGCACAAAGTGACTTTAGCTCCTTGCCTTTATATGACTACATTATTGTGCCAAGCATATGGCGAAATCCAAGACCTATTGTAAGACAAAACCAAGCGCTGAGTGAGTCACTTGCCGATGCATGGGGAGCAGGAAGCACACTGATAGGTGTAGGTACGGGTGTTTGCTTTTTAGCAAGTTCTGGCCTGCTTGACGGGCATTCAGCAACGACCCACTGGCATTTTGCCAAACAATTTTCTCAGCTATATCCCAATGTTGAATTAAAACCGGATTACTTTATCACTCAATCAGAGCGGATCTACACTGTAGCCAGCTTAAATGCGCTGGCCGATGTGATTGTTCATATTATTGAGTTACTGTACGGGATAGAAGCCGCACACCATGTGCAGCAAAACTTCTCTCATGAAATTCGTAAACCGTACGAAGAACAGCGCTATTTAGAGGGTGCTGTTGACCGTCATGCTGACGAGCAAATTGCTGCAATTCAATTTTGGCTGAAAAATAACGCCGCATCGGAAATCTCTTTACCTGCTGTTGCGGCGCAATTTGATTTAAGTTATCGCACCTTTAACCGCCGCTTTAAACAAGCAACAGGACAAACTGCCGTTGCCTACTTACAACAGGTGCGTATTGAAATGTGTAAAGAGCTGCTCGCAAGCAGTAATCTCTCCATTCAAGATATTGCTCTTGCTTCTGGATTTAATTCACAAGGGCAATTAAGCAGAGTATTTAGGCAATTAATGGGAAGATCACCAAGCACATATCGGGCAATAGTAAGAAAGAAATTGTTCTCGTAG
- the ccoN gene encoding cytochrome-c oxidase, cbb3-type subunit I codes for MSQTVASQTEYNYKVVRQFAIMTVIWGIVGMGVGVFIAAQLAWPALNFDIPWLTYSRLRPLHTNAVIFAFGTSALFATSYYVVQRTCQTRLFSDKLAAFTFWGWQAIIVSAAITLPLGITSSKEYAELEWPIDIAIAVVWVTYAVVFFGTLIKRKVSHIYVANWFYAGFIITVAVLHIVNSMAIPVSLTKSYSIYAGAVDAMVQWWYGHNAVGFLLTAGFLGMMYYFVPKQAGRPVYSYRLSVVHFWALVSLYIWAGPHHLHYTALPDWTQSLGMVMSVILFVPSWGGMINGIMTLSGAWHKLRTDPVLRFLVVSLSFYGMSTFEGPMMAIKSVNALSHYTDWTVGHVHSGALGWVAMISIGAIYHLIPALFGHGNMYSIKLVNTHFWLHTVGVVLYIVAMWISGVMQGLMWRAVNADGTLMYSFVQSLEASKPFYIMRFLGGVFIVVGMLVMAYNVFRTVTAKSGQLATDANPQVA; via the coding sequence ATGAGCCAAACAGTAGCATCACAAACTGAGTACAATTATAAAGTTGTACGCCAATTCGCTATCATGACAGTGATTTGGGGCATTGTTGGCATGGGTGTAGGTGTATTTATCGCAGCGCAACTTGCGTGGCCTGCGTTAAACTTCGACATTCCATGGTTAACTTACTCTAGACTTCGTCCGTTACACACGAACGCAGTAATCTTTGCATTTGGTACAAGTGCACTATTTGCAACCTCTTACTATGTTGTTCAGCGCACGTGTCAAACGCGCCTGTTCTCTGACAAACTTGCCGCATTTACCTTCTGGGGTTGGCAAGCCATCATCGTATCTGCGGCTATCACGCTTCCTCTAGGTATTACTTCTTCAAAAGAATACGCTGAACTAGAGTGGCCGATTGATATCGCAATCGCGGTAGTATGGGTTACTTATGCTGTAGTATTCTTTGGTACTCTTATCAAGCGTAAAGTGTCACACATCTATGTAGCAAACTGGTTCTACGCTGGTTTCATTATCACTGTTGCAGTGCTTCACATTGTAAACAGTATGGCTATTCCTGTATCACTTACTAAATCTTATTCAATCTACGCAGGTGCAGTAGATGCGATGGTTCAGTGGTGGTATGGTCACAACGCAGTAGGTTTCCTACTTACCGCTGGTTTCTTAGGTATGATGTACTACTTCGTACCAAAACAAGCAGGTCGTCCAGTTTACTCTTACCGTCTATCGGTTGTTCACTTCTGGGCACTTGTTTCTCTATATATTTGGGCAGGTCCTCACCACCTTCACTACACAGCACTACCTGACTGGACACAGTCTCTAGGTATGGTGATGTCAGTTATCCTATTCGTTCCTTCTTGGGGCGGTATGATCAACGGTATCATGACGCTGTCTGGCGCTTGGCACAAACTACGTACTGACCCTGTACTGCGTTTCTTAGTTGTATCTCTATCGTTCTACGGTATGTCTACGTTTGAAGGCCCAATGATGGCTATTAAGTCTGTAAATGCGCTTTCACACTACACAGACTGGACAGTAGGTCACGTACACTCTGGTGCTCTAGGTTGGGTTGCGATGATTTCTATCGGTGCAATTTACCACCTAATCCCAGCTCTATTTGGTCACGGTAACATGTACAGCATAAAGCTAGTTAACACGCATTTCTGGCTACACACAGTAGGTGTTGTGCTTTATATCGTTGCAATGTGGATCTCTGGTGTTATGCAAGGCCTAATGTGGCGCGCAGTAAATGCTGACGGTACATTAATGTATAGCTTTGTTCAGTCACTAGAAGCTTCTAAGCCTTTCTATATCATGCGATTCCTAGGCGGTGTATTCATCGTAGTTGGAATGCTGGTAATGGCTTACAACGTATTCCGTACGGTTACTGCAAAAAGTGGTCAACTTGCCACTGATGCAAACCCGCAAGTGGCTTAA
- the ccoO gene encoding cytochrome-c oxidase, cbb3-type subunit II, with translation MSNNNSTNKHEIVEKNVGLMAILTVFAISFGALVEITPLMFQKDTTQPVEGLRPLTALEMEGRDIFVREGCYNCHSQMVRPFRDEVERYGHYSVAGESVWDHPFQWGSKRTGPDLARVGQRYSDDWHYAHLMDPRSVVPESNMPGYPWLDSTKVDTTYTLKKLQVFRDAFGIDKSSDRYNGKGYGDDAELQAQVDEIHAMNGGEGATEMQALIAYLQQLGTHLK, from the coding sequence ATGAGCAACAATAACTCAACAAACAAACACGAAATCGTTGAAAAGAACGTTGGCCTGATGGCTATCTTAACGGTATTCGCAATTAGCTTCGGTGCACTAGTCGAAATTACTCCACTAATGTTCCAAAAAGATACCACTCAGCCAGTAGAAGGCTTACGCCCGCTGACCGCGCTTGAAATGGAAGGTCGTGATATCTTCGTACGCGAAGGTTGTTACAACTGTCACTCACAGATGGTTCGTCCATTCCGTGATGAAGTTGAGCGCTACGGTCACTACTCTGTAGCCGGTGAGTCGGTATGGGATCACCCATTCCAGTGGGGTTCTAAGCGTACAGGTCCAGATTTGGCTCGTGTTGGTCAGCGTTATTCTGACGACTGGCACTATGCGCACTTAATGGATCCTCGCTCGGTGGTACCTGAGTCAAACATGCCAGGCTACCCTTGGCTTGATAGCACTAAAGTAGATACCACTTATACTCTGAAAAAATTACAAGTGTTCCGTGATGCATTTGGTATTGATAAGTCGTCAGACCGCTACAATGGCAAAGGCTACGGTGATGATGCTGAACTACAAGCGCAAGTGGATGAAATCCACGCGATGAACGGTGGCGAAGGTGCAACAGAAATGCAAGCACTTATCGCTTACTTACAACAACTTGGCACACATTTGAAGTAA
- a CDS encoding cbb3-type cytochrome oxidase subunit 3 gives MDYGTYRGILTLVILVLFIVIVVWAYSKRSKRRFDDAANAIFEDEKKHNNTISNEEKESEK, from the coding sequence ATGGATTACGGCACATACAGAGGCATTTTGACTCTGGTAATTTTGGTACTGTTTATAGTGATTGTTGTGTGGGCATATAGCAAGCGGTCTAAGCGCCGTTTCGACGACGCTGCTAATGCCATTTTTGAAGATGAGAAAAAACATAACAACACTATCTCTAACGAGGAAAAGGAGTCTGAAAAATGA
- the ccoP gene encoding cytochrome-c oxidase, cbb3-type subunit III, translating into MTSFWSIWVIVLTLACLALIFGLLIWNLKNYTGVKEGESCGHEFDGIEELNNPLPKWWTYMFFATFVWSVYYLAAYPGLGNFKGFLNWTSSNQGITTLAESKKAVAEAHENGQWVQLDKEVEAAEDRFGPIFQEFAKQDVLALAKNEEALEIGQRLFSQNCAQCHGSDARGGAGFPNLTDKDWLYGGTPDKIKETLLNGRVAAMPAWQDALGDQGVKEMTAYVLSLSGRTVNQKDADAGKAKFAMCAACHGMDGKGSVAHNLPFGAPNLTDNIWLYGGSQRAVEDTLRHGRAGVMPAWKDILGEDKVHLLTAYVYSLSQDQ; encoded by the coding sequence ATGACTAGCTTTTGGAGTATTTGGGTTATCGTACTAACCCTAGCGTGTCTAGCTCTGATTTTCGGCCTGCTAATTTGGAACCTGAAAAACTACACAGGTGTCAAAGAAGGCGAAAGCTGTGGTCACGAGTTCGACGGAATTGAGGAATTAAATAATCCACTACCAAAGTGGTGGACTTACATGTTCTTCGCGACTTTTGTTTGGTCAGTATATTATCTTGCTGCTTACCCAGGTCTTGGTAACTTTAAAGGTTTCTTAAACTGGACGAGCTCTAACCAAGGTATTACTACCTTGGCAGAGTCTAAGAAAGCAGTCGCTGAAGCACATGAAAATGGCCAGTGGGTACAACTTGATAAAGAAGTTGAAGCTGCTGAAGACCGTTTTGGCCCTATCTTCCAAGAATTTGCAAAGCAAGACGTACTTGCGCTTGCAAAGAATGAAGAAGCCCTAGAAATCGGACAGCGTTTATTCTCGCAAAACTGTGCTCAGTGTCATGGCTCTGACGCTCGTGGTGGCGCAGGCTTCCCTAACCTAACTGATAAAGATTGGTTATATGGTGGCACGCCTGACAAGATCAAAGAAACACTGCTTAACGGTCGTGTTGCAGCGATGCCAGCTTGGCAAGATGCACTTGGTGATCAAGGCGTAAAAGAAATGACTGCTTATGTACTAAGCCTTTCTGGACGTACCGTTAACCAAAAAGATGCTGATGCAGGTAAAGCTAAGTTTGCAATGTGTGCGGCTTGCCATGGTATGGATGGTAAAGGTTCTGTTGCACATAACCTTCCGTTCGGTGCACCAAACTTAACCGATAATATCTGGCTATACGGTGGTTCTCAACGCGCAGTTGAAGACACACTTCGCCACGGTCGTGCGGGTGTAATGCCAGCATGGAAAGATATCTTAGGGGAAGATAAAGTACACCTTCTAACAGCGTATGTTTATAGCTTGTCACAAGACCAATAA